From the genome of Nasonia vitripennis strain AsymCx chromosome 1, Nvit_psr_1.1, whole genome shotgun sequence, one region includes:
- the LOC100123872 gene encoding uncharacterized protein LOC100123872 isoform X1, with protein MSSSEKSRPAQQQLLPELADLGKPVKLQRGRLQQQQQQGRNCARCGSVFGRFYNTGAACPRCRLRVCRQCRESLSTAASPQNNNLGSNDWLCNVCHRIQDLRCPVQAADSRRGTKREHYLTALNILKYSIRRAWTINGPPGRWSASRKSTEFRLYRSLPVRRRSPLIIDELNTSNTVKRSITHESFIKPPRVVSTSCKTTPQKPSHEQQQQQQQPKKSSIPVFRNRSSREFEDIRGPNETPKRSLIPQRYRGSTDDLRRSREDISIPSFIPKLLSPRNKEDAARANSQQNPQETLPPPTPAGRTRRDTREETAAFAEPKMLDESPSIQQRQRQQERKEVLSNVPVRPSSGEIENDGRPRIEANRDMSLERQVDSKQELSEATMLAKKIDEPPDVEVRKKLSKEELSNDETDEAHRPSSSHLSPEASPLSTRSSKYSPRESESEPTPALPRKTTGDRGESSSASQRIRDAITRTRRESNSSAKYESSGSEGVSRLGDSSLSSYVDIARRVKLYGSCGSLGPSTGSCDEVPQRDSATSAGEDEHEDHSRGSQSSQSRMMLRRRRQFDAQGSRRRGSRSHLARSCCAGPEELPAALQQVVAEEASLLDYRRLVFISSDSSSGREEDDADSSCSGSSYLNNNAVANEQQQTSGIEDCDWDYFESNSLKLPQIRGGPNQANQDWSCCPARPTNTHSSLSSIGCCQACGGSRNAKVLPVPVPIPVPVPYPVPVPASLWTGNESLSPLPLPLSLRGAAVCDPGAAAAAAAASWFSWNPRFDPSSLLLSQAQPHFFTRELSANLREPLRRSNEPEQVQQETNKCQKNSTEPLELTKPPVEDEQKRQEVQEEKGEKEQDEEVEQAAGSAEVEEDQKQEQRMFRHSQEQDSRSSSGRSSADSSDLEDSASHRFSRVLVVNDDSLTSDNDIEDNEDSDSAREGQPIILRRVSVLAEQDQQKEADDSVVLRQIRHIDEDDKLEAEEEKSSEDSSSLEDEQPQHQHHSKNRYCVSDRQEIASYDEIYLASSQDNDDNIVLLKSIKSIDPENTAGRSNSPVRRNFSTVGQYRAFPKQQQQQPDPADPEDESKSLSEIDESSNDSAVMPDSLEVSMQDLEDSIESRDVGGALLAAPSAVEGTLQEGQPLPPPRLQREEGESKCSSSPSSSESSSNAGALSSSDELHEYSLTPPRVSTEQQQQQQGGSSQQLSESSAALMAKSRKKWQIPASFDIKGLPSTHFLPPERKKSTSHSSLLSAAVDAADELQPEDEENANASPAAASIVPASDEALESLEDENDELLPRQPSESMTTARGAHDESSASTERVRGSESTEQVGGSGEDRSWYRAPVERRTPTRKEENNSCVDEKEEEEEGEDEDDDCLPSFPKVRRDWVAPKVGNLSLNHLNNVNNNIAAAGVNNSHLQANNNKYRSLVMITQAAYQPVNVITSDTTTLLQPQPHEQSRYFQQFAAADANQEAVARKNGAQGLSKRPLPCKRLLPEPEVDSGLSVGSASESDDVQSVKNATKQQQANSRSPKFFCSREENPPTAPQPVVEEYSYTSGEARRGGPLILEEGLADDDSWVEEISHDEDEQSATTGTEESSEDESGNNLGGDREEELRGYHRQAIDFTLHTILEESCEESESEQVAASWRRHQLVSASAPDLDKYLFFGLGGSDNGDVDSLSESSSILSEGLDSLSRERASTPQNNASAQEKTSDSPSSRLEKYFLSDFLGGEQDRRDSDGSVGSDSEGRPSPEAQRRKRLVRARGTGRSHSSSLDNLLALAHGSQQNHSSGSHQSLQDVAADGQESQSEASSTETDCAEEIGSNGLPIAADGQFDTVKRKKKKLRSNAQSPRVSEDRNKTPEPEDEPTASRSDEDGVKTPQPELLAEDESTAAAAAEVVDAAAVVAAPVNASGLDSSSSNRPKQQSRDSGFVGSCDDLLLQQPARQQGNVSEVTPKAMEGNSASDTAHTKDHHQNYHYHMERTERLLFSDDRNGEERVEITQREEYSASGSYRFRDRLNKVPDLEVHQPGAGGLSRKDSFNNWSSDEETNLMMSKMRQFFKTMVANSNNNANQQQQQQQQGQTLTAGSAASSTTSSAPSPSPRLSGYPKARAGYNSQSHRTKPPQLVYFENELTRLMKTVPGIRDEQVREIVEYLSSEDTWSDSYDSSDYTSSDLEGATAGGRRSALQEQISQSCQQIINKFDTTTSQQQQHHAAAVSAEDSRTSSLADGKDGTPASSTAQQETQHHYQQQQQGKDTAFVYQKLVQSFTKMAGHENNVANSDASSTTPHSSPPLIAKVMHHIGSRLVALMHEVSESNSSSAGAGYTHGSSGVGWSRRYPHHRTPSSASTTEDDDSTSDSASAPLQQLPRSKSHDPLLLINNSQANNVGSSSVLTSMPPEAEEREASDYERFSWRGSFESALMAADSRTKLSLLACSGGDVSASAMAAKRRSAGDLLFNPKSFSREQLDRVRSCGSIGGGTIGASGNTVLAGGSIEEKIWSNRRRSSVPDAHNRGESGASAGDEDTEDEEDDDLEYNGHPGDSRATTLPRGMQMATAAAATNSLPRQSGSSANMHKAHSVYHFLPQQSAGVKSARYRPPGFNRNSSSTAASLPQGGPKRAFSAPGLQLQSRSRRHQQGLGHGQAGANASSSANVSGSASISASGSTGDEASSLSEACSTPIIGASSRHVTSSHHASMDLMDDIDRGMHSTHLTRASLSSLGARSDSMASVYSGAGEGRWCGSVAVRGEVEFSLQYDYKQLTFEVHVTQCRDLAPVDVKRNRSDPYVKVYLLPDKSKSGKRKTKVKKHTLNPVFDETLKFHTSLNSLESRTLWLTVWHSDMFGRNDFLGEVRMPLENKIFDDPRPQWYPLQERTEPFDDPIAYKGEVIVGLKFVPPDPARQDRDRGDSATNKLKKSWSRGALHVLVKEARNLQTRAKNSGTCDPFCKSYLLPDKGRSSKQKTAVVRRSTGSPVWNHTFVYKDVSLQELADRGLELTVWDHDRIASNEFLGGVRFNLGTGKHYGKAVDWMDATGREMSLWQNMLERPNFWVEGAVTLRPNLHNHVKSGAS; from the exons ATGTCCAGCAGCGAGAAGAGCCGgccagcgcagcagcagctcttgCCCGAGCTCGCCGATCTTGG CAAGCCAGTGAAGCTGCAACGCGGACGcctgcaacagcagcagcagcagggaCGCAACTGCGCGAGATGCGGATCGGTCTTTGGTAGGTTCTACAACACCGGAGCGGCCTGTCCTCGCTGCAGGCTCAGAGTCTGCCGGCAGTGTCGCGAGTCTCTTTCCACTGCTGCCTCTCCGCAGAACAACAACCTCGGCAGCAACGACTGGCTCTGTAACGTCTGCCACAGGATCCA GGACCTGCGATGTCCGGTGCAAGCGGCCGACTCCAGACGAGGCACCAAGAGGGAGCACTACCTCACGGCGTTGAATATACTCAAGTACAGCATACGTCGGGCTTGGACGATTAACG GACCCCCAGGTCGATGGTCAGCCTCTCGCAAATCGACGGAATTCCGGCTCTACCGCAGTCTGCCAGTACGTCGTCGCTCACCTCTGATAATCGACGAGCTCAACACCAGCAACACTGTGAAGAGGTCCATAACGCACGAGTCCTTCATCAAGCCGCCTAGAGTAGTCAGCACCAGTTGTAAAACTACACCGCAGAAGCCCAGCCAtgagcaacagcagcagcagcagcaaccgaAGAAGTCGAGCATCCCGGTGTTCCGCAACCGGAGCTCCAGGGAGTTCGAGGACATCCGTGGACCCAACGAGACGCCCAAACGCTCCCTGATACCCCAAAG GTATCGCGGGAGCACGGACGACTTGCGCCGCAGCCGCGAGGACATCAGTATTCCGAGCTTTATACCAAAGCTGCTGTCTCCGCGAAATAAGGAGGACGCTGCGCGCGCCAATTCTCAGCAAAATCCGCAAGAGACCCTGCCACCTCCGACACCCGCTGGCAGGACGAGGCGCGACACTCGAGAAGAGACTGCAGCGTT TGCGGAGCCGAAGATGCTCGACGAGTCGCCGTCGATTCAACAACGGCAGCGCCAGCAGGAGCGAAAGGAAGTGCTATCGAATGTGCCAGTGAGACCGTCCTCGGGGGAGATCGAGAACGACGGCCGCCCTCGAATCGAGGCGAACCGAGACATGAGTCTCGAACGACAAGTGGATAGTAAACAGGAGCTGTCGGAGGCAACGATGTTAGCTAAGAAGATCGACGAGCCTCCGGAC GTCGAGGTGAGGAAGAAACTATCCAAGGAGGAACTGTCGAACGACGAAACCGACGAAGCCCACCGACCGAGTTCCAGC CATCTTTCACCGGAAGCTAGTCCCTTGAGCACCAGATCGTCAAAGTACAGTCCccgggagagcgagagcgagccgaCTCCGGCCTTGCCTCGCAAAACCACGGGCGACCGAGGCGAATCGAGCTCAGCTTCACAACGAATTCGCGATGCCATTACCAGGACTCGCAGAGAGTCCAACAGCAGTGCCAAATACGAGAGCAGTGGGAGCGAGGGTGTAAG TAGACTGGGCGACTCGAGTTTATCGAGCTATGTGGACATTGCTCGGCGCGTCAAGCTATACGGCAGCTGTGGATCCTTAGGACCATCCACTGGCAGCTGCGACGAGGTACCGCAGCGCGACAGCGCAACCAGCGCCGGCGAGGACGAGCACGAGGACCACTCGCGCGGCAGCCAAAGCTCGCAGAGCCGCATGATGCTGAGGCGCCGTCGGCAATTCGACGCACAAG GTTCTCGAAGACGAGGCAGCAGGTCTCACCTAGCGCGCAGTTGTTGCGCGGGGCCGGAAGAGCTGCCGGCGGCGTTGCAGCAGGTCGTCGCTGAGGAGGCATCGCTGCTCGACTATCGACGACTGGTCTTTATCAGCTCGGACTCGTCCTCGGGCCGCGAGGAGGACGATGCCGATAGCAGCTGCTCCGGCTCCTCTTATCTGAACAACAATGCCGTTGCAAATGAGCAACAGCAGACGAGTGGTATCGAGGACTGCGACTGGGACTACTTCGAGAGCAACTCGCTTAAGCTGCCGCAGATCAGAGGTGGACCTAATCAGGCGAACCAGGATTGGAGCTGCTGTCCAGCGAGACCGACGAATACGCACAGCAGTCTGTCGTCCATTGGTTGTTGCCAGGCTTGCGGTGGATCGAGGAACGCCAAGGTGCTGCCTGTTCCCGTGCCGATACCTGTGCCAGTGCCGTATCCCGTGCCAGTGCCAGCTTCTCTGTGGACCGGTAACGAGTCGTTGTCACCCTTGCCGTTGCCGCTTAGCTTGCGAGGAGCTGCGGTGTGTGATCCTGGAgcggctgccgctgccgctgcagcgtCGTGGTTCTCCTGGAATCCACGATTCGATCCATCGAGTTTGTTATTATCACAAGCTCAGCCTCACTTCTTTACCAGAGAGCTTTCTGCTAACTTGCGTGAACCTCTTCGCAGATCG aacgAGCCAGAACAAGTGCAGCAGGAGACGAACAAGTGCCAAAAGAACTCTACAGAGCCATTAGAATTAACGAAGCCGCCCGTCGAAGACGAGCAAAAGCGTCAAGAAGttcaagaagaaaaaggagagaaagaacaGGACGAAGAAGTAGAACAAGCAGCAGGATCAGCAGAAGTGGAAGAAGATCAAAAGCAAGAGCAGAGAATGTTTCGTCACTCCCAGGAGCAGGACTCTCGCAGCTCATCTGGTCGCTCGTCTGCCGACAGCAGCGACCTCGAGGATTCGGCGTCGCATCGGTTTTCGCGCGTGCTCGTGGTCAACGACGACTCGCTCACCAGCGATAATGACATCGAGGACAACGAGGACTCCGACTCGGCTCGCGAGGGTCAACCCATCATTTTGCGCCGGGTGAGCGTGCTAGCGGAGCAGGATCAACAGAAGGAGGCCGACGATTCGGTCGTTCTACGCCAGATTCGACACATCGATGAGGACGACAAGCTGGAGGCCGAAGAGGAGAAGTCGTCCGAGGACAGCTCCTCGCTGGAAGACGAACAGCCGCAGCATCAGCATCATTCAAAGAATCGGTATTGCGTGAGCGATCGCCAGGAGATTGCCAGCTACGACGAAATCTATCTCGCGAGCAGTCAGGACAACGACGACAATATCGTGCTGCTCAAATCCATCAAGTCGATCGATCCTGAAAACACGGCAGGTCGCTCCAATTCACCTGTCCGTAGGAATTTCTCCACAGTAGGGCAGTACAGAGCCTTTCCtaaacaacaacagcaacaaccgGATCCAGCGGATCCTGAGGACGAAAGCAAGAGTCTAAGCGAGATAGATGAGTCATCGAACGACTCAGCTGTGATGCCCGACTCGCTGGAGGTGAGCATGCAGGATCTCGAGGATAGCATAGAATCTCGCGATGTCGGAGGAGCGCTGCTGGCGGCACCGAGCGCGGTAGAGGGGACGCTACAGGAGGGGCAGCCTCTACCACCGCCGCGACTGCAGAGAGAAGAGGGGGAGAGCAAGTGCAGCTCGAGTCCCAGTTCGAGTGAGAGTAGCAGCAACGCCGGCGCGCTCAGTAGTAGCGACGAGCTGCACGAGTACAGCTTGACGCCGCCGCGCGTCTCgacggagcagcagcagcagcagcagggcgGCAGCAGCCAGCAGCTCTCGGAGAGCAGCGCAGCCTTGATGGCAAAATCGCGCAAGAAATGGCAGATTCCAGCAAGCTTCGACATCAAGGGCTTGCCCAGCACGCACTTCTTGCCACCGGAGCGCAAGAAGAGCACGTCCCACAGTTCGTTGCTGAGCGCAGCGGTCGATGCCGCCGACGAGCTACAGCCCGAAGACGAAGAGAACGCGAACGCCAGTCCTGCTGCTGCTAGCATCGTCCCCGCGAGTGACGAAGCCTTGGAGAGTCTCGAAGATGAAAACGATGAGCTGCTGCCGCGGCAGCCGTCGGAAAGCATGACGACAGCCCGTGGCGCGCATGACGAAAGCAGCGCCAGCACCGAGCGAGTGAGAGGCAGCGAGTCAACGGAGCAGGTGGGAGGAAGCGGCGAGGATCGCTCGTGGTATCGCGCGCCAGTCGAGCGACGCACGCCCACTCGGAAGGAAGAGAATAACAGTTGTGTCGACGagaaggaggaagaggaggagggaGAGGATGAGGACGATGACTGCTTGCCCTCCTTCCCGAAGGTCCGCCGCGACTGGGTAGCTCCCAAAGTCGGCAATCTGAGCCTTAACCACCTCAACAATGTCAACAACAACATCGCCGCCGCAGGTGTCAACAACAGTCATCTCCAGGCCAATAACAACAAATACAGGAGCCTCGTCATGATAACGCAGGCGGCTTATCAGCCGGTTAACGTTATCACTTCGGACACGACGACGCTGCTGCAGCCCCAGCCTCACGAGCAGTCACGATACTTTCAGCAGTTCGCTGCAGCCGACGCGAACCAGGAAGCTGTCGCACG AAAAAATGGCGCACAAGGTCTGTCGAAAAGGCCTCTACCGTGCAAGCGCCTTCTCCCGGAGCCAGAGGTGGACAGCGGTCTCAGCGTAGGAAGTGCCAGCGAGAGCGACGACGTGCAATCCGTGAAAAATGCCACGAAACAACAGCAAGCCAACTCTCGCAGCCCGAAATTTTTCTGCAGCCGCGAGGAAAACCCTCCTACCGCACCTCAGCCAGTCGTCGAAGAATACAGCTATACGAGCGGCGAGGCGAGACGGGGCGGTCCGCTTATTCTCGAGGAGGGTCTGGCCGACGATGATTCGTGGGTGGAGGAGATCTCGCACGACGAGGACGAGCAGAGCGCGACAACCGGCACCGAAGAGAGCTCCGAAGACGAATCCGGTAACAATCTTGGAGGCGATCGCGAGGAGGAGCTGCGTGGCTACCATCGACAGGCCATCGATTTCACTTTGCACACAATCCTCGAAGAGTCCTGtgaggagagcgagagcgaacaAGTGGCTGCGAGTTGGCGAAGGCACCAGCTAGTTTCAGCCTCGGCACCTGATCTCGACAAGTATCTCTTCTTCGGACTCGGAGGCTCGGACAACGGGGACGTCGATAGTCTCTCCGAAAGTTCTAGTATTCTATCCGAGGGTCTGGATTCGCTGTCACGAGAAAGAGCTTCGACACCGCAGAACAACGCCTCGGCGCAAGAGAAAACGTCGGATTCTCCGAGCAGCCGCTTGGAGAAGTATTTCCTGTCAGATTTTCTCGGTGGTGAACAGGATAGGCGAGATTCGGACGGTTCGGTAGGCAGTGATTCGGAAGGTAGACCCAGTCCCGAGGCACAGAGAAGAAAACGGTTGGTACGCGCACGTGGTACTGGTCGGTCTCACAGCTCGTCCTTGGATAATTTGTTGGCATTGGCTCACGGCTCACAACAAAATCACAGCTCGGGTTCGCACCAGAGTCTGCAAGACGTCGCCGCCGATGGACAGGAGTCTCAGTCGGAAGCTAGCTCCACAGAGACTGACTGTGCTGAGGAGATAGGAAGTAACGGATTACCGATCGCTGCAGACGGCCAGTTTGATACCGTCAaacgaaagaagaagaagctgagGAGCAACGCCCAGAGCCCAAGGGTAAGCGAAGATCGAAACAAGACTCCTGAGCCGGAAGATGAACCGACGGCCAGTCGATCGGACGAGGATGGCGTCAAGACACCACAGCCAGAGTTGCTTGCCGAGGACGAGTCAactgctgcggctgcggcTGAGGTTGTTGACGCCGCTGCCGTCGTCGCTGCACCTGTTAACGCCTCCGGTCTAGATTCGTCCTCGAGCAACAGGCCTAAACAACAGTCGAGAGACTCAGGCTTCGTGGGTAGCTGCGACGATCTGCTACTGCAACAACCAGCAAGACAACAAGGCAATGTTTCAGAGGTTACTCCGAAGGCAATGGAGGGTAATTCGGCCAGCGATACGGCTCACACCAAAGACCACCATCAGAATTATCACTACCACATGGAGCGAACCGAACGATTGTTGTTCAGCGACGATCGCAACGGAGAAGAGCGCGTGGAGATCACTCAGCGAGAAGAGTACAGTGCTAGTGGTAGCTATCGGTTCCGAGACCGACTCAACAAAGTTCCGGATCTGGAGGTGCACCAGCCGGGCGCCGGTGGGCTCTCGCGCAAGGACAGCTTCAACAACTGGTCTAGCGACGAGGAGACGAATCTCATGATGTCAAAGATGCGCCAGTTCTTCAAGACTATGGTGGCCAACTCTAATAATAACGCGaaccagcagcaacagcagcagcaacagggCCAGACGTTGACAGCAGGTAGTGCGGCATCAAGCACGACATCCTCTGCCCCGAGTCCCAGTCCACGACTATCGGGTTACCCGAAGGCTCGGGCTGGTTACAACAGCCAGTCGCATCGCACGAAGCCGCCACAGTTAGTTTACTTCGAGAACGAGCTCACTCGGCTGATGAAGACGGTACCAGGTATCAGGGATGAACAAGTGCGTGAGATCGTAGAGTATCTCAGCAGTGAGGACACTTGGTCGGACTCGTACGATAGCTCGGACTACACGAGCTCGGATTTGGAAGGAGCGACAGCAGGTGGCAGGCGTTCGGCTCTACAGGAGCAGATCTCGCAGAGCTGTCAGCAGATCATCAACAAGTTCGATACGACCACctcacagcagcagcagcatcacgCAGCAGCCGTCTCCGCGGAAGACTCGCGAACGTCATCGTTGGCCGATGGCAAAGATGGTACACCGGCCTCGTCGACAGCACAGCAGGAAACGCAGCATCACtatcaacagcagcagcaaggcAAAGACACCGCTTTCGTTTATCAAAAGCTCGTGCAGAGCTTCACGAAGATGGCAGGTCATGAAAATAATGTAGCTAACAGCGACGCAAGCTCAACAACGCCTCACAGCAGTCCACCTCTGATCGCCAAGGTAATGCATCACATCGGAAGTCGGCTCGTCGCTCTCATGCACGAAGTCTCGGAGAGCAACTCCTCGAGTGCTGGCGCCGGTTATACGCATGGCTCCTCCGGCGTTGGCTGGAGCAGGAGATACCCCCATCATCGAACACCCTCGTCGGCATCCACGACAGAGGACGACGACTCGACCTCAGATTCCGCAAGCGCACCTCTg CAGCAGTTACCGCGCTCGAAATCGCACGACCCTCTGCTTCTAATAAACAACAGCCAGGCGAACAACGTGGGCAGCAGCTCGGTGTTGACGAGCATGCCACCAGAAGCAGAAGAGCGCGAGGCAAGCGACTACGAACGTTTCTCTTGGCGCGGCAGCTTCGAATCTGCCCTCATGGCTGCGGACTCGCGCACTAAACTCAGCCTTTTGGCTTGCTCCGGGGGTGACGTGAGTGCCTCGGCCATGGCTGCGAAGCGTCGCAGTGCCGGTGACCTCTTGTTCAACCCCAAGAGCTTCTCCAGAGAACAGCTCGACAGGGTTCGCAGTTGCGGTTCTATCGGTGGAGGAACCATTGGAGCTAGTGGTAATACCGTGCTCGCGGGAGGTTCGATCGAAGAAAAGATTTGGAGCAATCGGCGGAGATCGTCGGTACCCGATGCTCATAATAGGGGAGAGTCAG GTGCCTCGGCGGGAGACGAAGACACGGAAGATGAGGAGGACGACGATCTGGAGTACAACGGTCATCCAGGCGACTCTCGCGCAACGACCCTACCACGAGGAATGCAGATGGCCACAGCAGCCGCCGCAACGAATTCCTTACCTCGACAGAGTGGTTCCTCAGCGAACATGCACAAGGCCCACAGTGTCTACCACTTCCTACCTCAGCAGAGTGCCGGCGTCAAGTCAGCGCGATACAGGCCGCCAGGCTTCAACAGGAATAGCTCGAGCACGGCTGCGAGTCTGCCGCAAGGTGGGCCTAAGAGGGCTTTCAGTGCACCTGGCCTGCAGCTCCAGTCAAGATCGAGAAGACATCAGCAGGGTCTGGGTCACGGTCAGGCCGGCGCCAATGCATCGTCCAGCGCTAATGTATCTGGCAGTGCATCCATCTCTGCTTCTGGCTCGACAG GAGACGAGGCGAGCAGTCTGTCGGAGGCATGCAGCACACCGATAATAGGTGCGAGCTCGCGTCACGTTACATCGAGTCATCATGCGAGCATGGACCTCATGGACGACATCGACCGAGGCATGCACTCGACGCATCTCACGAGAGCTTCCCTCTCCAGCTTAGGG GCTCGATCGGACTCGATGGCATCGGTGTACAGTGGAGCCGGAGAAGGCCGCTGGTGCGGCTCGGTTGCCGTACGTGGCGAGGTCGAGTTTTCACTGCAGTACGACTACAAACAACTGACCTTCGAGGTTCACGTAACTCAGTGCAGGGACCTGGCGCCAGTCGATGTCAAACGCAACCGATCCGATCC ATACGTCAAGGTTTACCTGCTACCCGACAAATCGAAAAGCGGAAAACGAAAGACGAAGGTTAAGAAGCACACTCTTAATCCTGTCTTTGATGAAACACTCAAG ttccACACGAGTCTCAACAGTCTCGAATCGCGAACACTCTGGCTGACTGTCTGGCACTCGGACATGTTCGGTCGCAACGATTTTCTCGGTGAGGTACGAATGCCTcttgaaaacaaaatcttCGACGATCCTCGGCCACAGTGGTATCCTCTGCAAGAAAGG ACCGAGCCTTTCGACGACCCGATAGCGTATAAGGGTGAGGTCATAGTCGGTCTCAAATTCGTGCCGCCAGATCCGGCGCGACAAGACCGAGACCGCGGAGATAGCGCAACGAACAAACTCAAGAAGAGTTGGAGCAGGGGCGCGCTCCACGTGCTCGTCAAGGAGGCGAGAAATCTACAGACGCGCGCCAAGAACTCCGGTACCTGTGATCCCTTCTGCAAGAG TTATCTGCTTCCGGACAAGGGACGTTCGAGCAAGCAGAAGACGGCGGTCGTTAGGCGATCGACTGGTTCACCTGTTTGGAATCACACTTTCGTATATAAAGATGTTAGTCTTCAAGAACTCGCCGATCGAGGTCTTGAGCTCACAGTTTGGGACCATGACCGGATAGCGAGCAACGAGTTCCTCGGAGGCGTGCGCTTCAATCTTGGTACCG GCAAACATTACGGCAAAGCAGTAGATTGGATGGATGCTACTGGCCGCGAAATGTCTCTTTGGCAGAACATGCTCGAGCGACCGAACTTTTGGGTGGAAGGCGCCGTAACACTCAGGCCGAATTTGCATAATCACGTGAAGTCCGGTGCTTCCTAG